Proteins encoded by one window of Nitrospirota bacterium:
- a CDS encoding toprim domain-containing protein, translating into MDTKVYEAFYSLLDTGHVLLDRFCDERGISIQVCKKAGTRVLGQYDSVQNALFRWFGAERVKRAGLANQAGHLIFYAHRIIFPWKNESGTPTYFTARAVKGVNDGPKELCLIGTTPVLPYNAPTVTTGQDIHICEGNIDALTLEDMALRAVATGGTEGLRRSWIGWLKSKRVSSVIPAYDADSTGQAKSREVEELARKVGLKVGRLFLPTGHDVNSYFGKGPTKKAMFHVARPGPQHIMAPYPPWHGAA; encoded by the coding sequence GTGGATACAAAGGTCTACGAGGCGTTCTACAGCCTTCTCGACACAGGTCACGTCCTCCTCGACCGGTTCTGCGACGAACGGGGAATTTCCATTCAGGTGTGCAAAAAGGCCGGAACACGGGTCCTCGGGCAGTACGACTCCGTCCAAAACGCGCTTTTTCGGTGGTTCGGAGCCGAGCGGGTGAAGCGCGCGGGGCTTGCCAATCAGGCCGGCCACCTCATTTTCTACGCGCACCGGATCATCTTTCCCTGGAAAAACGAAAGCGGAACACCGACTTACTTCACCGCGCGCGCGGTCAAGGGGGTGAACGACGGCCCCAAAGAGCTTTGCCTCATTGGGACCACGCCGGTGCTTCCGTACAACGCGCCCACGGTAACGACGGGCCAGGACATCCACATTTGCGAAGGGAACATCGACGCGCTGACGCTTGAAGACATGGCGCTTCGAGCCGTGGCCACCGGCGGAACGGAAGGTCTCAGACGCTCATGGATCGGCTGGCTCAAAAGCAAGCGAGTCAGCTCAGTGATTCCGGCCTACGACGCCGACAGCACGGGCCAGGCAAAGTCAAGGGAGGTCGAAGAACTTGCCAGGAAGGTCGGCCTCAAAGTGGGAAGACTCTTCCTGCCTACGGGCCACGACGTCAACAGCTACTTCGGAAAAGGCCCGACCAAAAAGGCCATGTTCCATGTGGCCCGTCCTGGGCCACAACATATCATGGCCCCATACCCTCCGTGGCATGGGGCCGCCTGA
- a CDS encoding RCC1 repeat-containing protein translates to MERSARTWSTIGIVQAIGTHLGYHTCALASDGTVKCWGYNNSGQLGNGTTANNSIPVTVSTLSGAVAIAVDNADTCALLSDGTVRCWGSNGSGQLGDGTTVDKFTPVAVSTLSGAIAAAAGDSRTCALLSDGTMKCWGANAYGGLGDGTTVNKSTPVVVSSLSGAIAAAVGSGHTCALVSDGTVKCWGGGSTTNFGQLGDGTTVNKSTPVAVSTLSGAVAIAAGEYHTCALASDGTVKCWGLNNGYQLGDGTGTNKTTPVTVSTLSGAVAITAGSDRHTCALISDGSVKCWGWNGYGQLGDGTTAAKTTPVTVSTLSGAVAIAGARWHTCALLSDGTVKCWGYNNAGQLGDGTGVEKWTPVAVLMPAGPMGVKLPRLHEGTASGAPARPFREGITGGYNHTCALAADGTVKCWGYNFYGFLGDGTTTQKTTPVAVSTLTGAIAVTGGGYHTCALAADGTVKCWGLNGNGGLGDGTTTNKTTPVAVSTLTGAIAVTGGFYHTCALAADGTVKCWGNNPSGQLGDGTTTDKTTPVAVSTLTGAVAVTGGDSHTCALASDGTVKCWGRNDLGQLGDGTVTQKTTPVAVSTLTGAITVTGGFYYTCALTADGTVKCWGNNPSGQLGDGTTTNKTTPVAVSTLTGAIAVTGGGYHTCALASDGTAKCWGQNTSGQLGDGTTANKSAPVPVTNLP, encoded by the coding sequence ATGGAACGCTCGGCCCGCACGTGGTCCACCATCGGCATCGTCCAGGCCATCGGCACCCACCTCGGCTATCACACCTGTGCCCTCGCCTCCGATGGAACGGTCAAGTGCTGGGGGTACAATAATAGCGGCCAGCTTGGGAACGGGACGACGGCCAACAACTCCATCCCCGTCACCGTCTCCACGCTCTCAGGTGCCGTGGCGATCGCGGTGGACAACGCTGACACCTGCGCGCTTCTTTCGGACGGGACCGTGAGGTGCTGGGGGAGCAATGGCTCCGGTCAGCTTGGGGATGGGACGACGGTGGATAAATTCACTCCTGTCGCCGTCTCCACCCTTTCGGGCGCCATCGCTGCGGCGGCGGGGGACAGTCGCACCTGCGCGCTTCTTTCGGACGGGACGATGAAGTGCTGGGGGGCCAACGCTTATGGCGGGCTTGGGGACGGGACGACCGTGAATAAATCGACCCCCGTGGTCGTTTCGAGCCTGTCGGGTGCCATCGCCGCGGCGGTAGGTAGCGGGCACACCTGCGCACTGGTCTCCGATGGAACGGTCAAATGCTGGGGGGGCGGAAGTACCACCAATTTTGGCCAGCTTGGGGACGGGACGACGGTGAATAAATCGACCCCCGTCGCCGTCTCCACGCTCTCAGGCGCCGTGGCGATCGCGGCCGGCGAGTACCACACCTGCGCCCTCGCCTCCGACGGGACGGTGAAATGCTGGGGCCTTAACAATGGCTACCAACTGGGTGACGGGACGGGCACGAATAAGACCACCCCCGTCACCGTCTCCACGCTCTCAGGTGCCGTGGCGATCACGGCGGGGAGCGACCGCCACACCTGCGCGCTCATCTCCGATGGGTCGGTGAAGTGCTGGGGGTGGAACGGTTACGGCCAACTGGGCGACGGGACGACCGCCGCCAAGACCACCCCCGTTACCGTTTCCACGCTCTCAGGTGCCGTGGCAATCGCGGGGGCCCGCTGGCACACCTGCGCGCTTCTTTCGGACGGGACGGTCAAATGCTGGGGGTACAACAATGCTGGTCAGCTTGGGGATGGGACGGGAGTGGAAAAATGGACGCCCGTGGCCGTCTTGATGCCCGCCGGCCCGATGGGCGTGAAACTCCCCCGCCTCCACGAAGGCACCGCCTCCGGCGCCCCCGCCCGCCCCTTCCGCGAAGGCATCACGGGAGGCTACAATCACACCTGCGCGCTGGCCGCCGATGGAACGGTCAAATGCTGGGGATACAACTTTTACGGCTTTCTGGGCGACGGGACGACCACGCAGAAGACCACCCCCGTCGCCGTCTCCACGCTCACGGGCGCCATCGCCGTCACGGGAGGTGGCTATCACACCTGCGCGCTGGCCGCCGATGGAACGGTCAAATGCTGGGGATTGAACGGTAACGGCGGACTGGGCGACGGGACGACCACGAATAAGACCACTCCCGTCGCCGTCTCCACACTCACCGGCGCCATCGCCGTCACGGGAGGCTTCTATCACACCTGCGCGCTGGCCGCCGATGGAACGGTCAAATGCTGGGGAAACAACCCGTCCGGCCAACTGGGCGACGGGACGACCACGGATAAGACCACCCCCGTCGCCGTCTCCACACTCACGGGCGCCGTCGCCGTCACCGGAGGTGACTCTCACACTTGCGCGCTGGCATCCGATGGAACCGTCAAATGCTGGGGACGCAACGATCTCGGTCAACTGGGCGACGGGACGGTCACGCAGAAGACCACCCCCGTCGCCGTCTCCACGCTCACCGGCGCCATCACCGTCACGGGAGGCTTCTATTACACCTGTGCGCTGACCGCCGATGGAACGGTCAAATGCTGGGGAAACAACCCGTCCGGCCAACTGGGCGACGGGACGACCACGAATAAGACCACTCCCGTTGCCGTCTCCACGCTCACGGGCGCCATCGCCGTCACGGGAGGTGGCTATCACACCTGTGCGCTGGCCTCCGATGGAACGGCCAAATGCTGGGGCCAGAATACCTCCGGCCAACTCGGCGACGGGACGACCGCCAACAAATCCGCCCCCGTCCCGGTCACCAACCTTCCATAG
- the dnaN gene encoding DNA polymerase III subunit beta, translated as MQFEITPTSFLTASAFVAGLCKGRTSSMPVLKNMLIQSAGPDRLEIAATNIETFAKVSAPATVGAEGSLCVPGDLIIDMMREGKQLKSLTMKALEKGHARVHLGDAEYQIVGIDPNDYPKMEAALGDTPTAKAALQGEALTTLLKRILHSAPQDACNSGRGILLEFEKGHIRATTTDGHRLASATAEAVVEIQPGPEGAQNIILSTESARKLAELGGATIGWVEIVVGKTALKATAEGKDGLKVTVGTRLIEGTFPKWRDVVRKTHTTTVTVERNHLKSGLERASILAGPLTQGARMEFTEKGLEVTLKNPDAGEMRESLAAWQTGPDTAITANVAYLLDALGGVTNDQVQIALAGPEGAVDIRNAGDTQVGYVALVMPMRQ; from the coding sequence ATGCAGTTCGAAATCACACCCACAAGCTTCCTTACGGCCTCGGCGTTTGTCGCGGGGCTGTGCAAAGGCAGAACGTCCAGCATGCCCGTCCTGAAGAACATGCTCATTCAATCAGCGGGGCCCGACCGGCTCGAAATAGCGGCCACGAACATCGAAACATTCGCCAAGGTGAGCGCCCCGGCCACCGTGGGCGCCGAGGGCAGCCTATGCGTCCCCGGAGACCTCATCATCGACATGATGCGGGAAGGAAAGCAGCTCAAAAGCCTCACGATGAAGGCACTCGAGAAGGGCCATGCCCGCGTGCATCTGGGCGACGCGGAGTATCAGATCGTGGGAATCGACCCGAACGACTACCCCAAGATGGAGGCGGCCCTCGGGGATACTCCCACGGCAAAGGCCGCGCTCCAGGGAGAAGCCCTCACCACACTCCTCAAGCGGATCTTACATTCAGCGCCACAAGACGCGTGCAACTCAGGGAGAGGCATCCTCCTCGAGTTCGAGAAAGGGCACATACGCGCCACGACAACCGACGGGCACAGACTTGCATCCGCGACGGCTGAAGCCGTGGTGGAGATCCAGCCCGGACCGGAGGGAGCACAGAACATCATCCTTTCGACGGAGTCGGCGCGCAAACTTGCCGAACTGGGGGGAGCGACAATCGGCTGGGTGGAGATCGTGGTCGGGAAAACAGCTCTCAAGGCCACCGCGGAGGGAAAAGACGGACTCAAGGTTACCGTTGGGACGAGGCTCATCGAGGGAACCTTTCCAAAATGGAGAGACGTCGTGCGCAAGACACATACGACGACGGTAACCGTCGAAAGGAACCATCTCAAATCGGGCCTTGAGCGGGCCTCGATTCTGGCCGGGCCCCTCACCCAGGGGGCGCGGATGGAGTTCACTGAGAAGGGGTTGGAAGTCACGCTCAAGAACCCCGACGCCGGCGAGATGAGGGAATCCCTGGCCGCCTGGCAGACGGGGCCGGACACCGCGATTACGGCAAACGTGGCCTATTTGCTCGACGCACTCGGCGGAGTGACGAATGATCAGGTGCAAATCGCGCTCGCCGGACCGGAGGGCGCTGTGGACATCCGGAATGCCGGCGACACGCAAGTCGGTTACGTCGCGCTCGTGATGCCGATGAGACAGTAG